The genomic DNA GACTCACAAGCATTAGCAGAGTCCCAAATATTATGGAGGTTCAACCAAGTGCTACTTGACTTCTAACTATTCAATCTCAATAACATATATAGATGACGATCAGGAAGGAGCCAACAGCTGCGCGCTTGTAAATTTGGATTCTTGGGAGCAAATTTGTGTAAATTATTCATAGATAAAGGAACCCTTAATAATCCTGAGGAACCATTTTTATTAGAAAAATTGAGGGTTTGTGCAAATTTACATTATATTCCCAAGGGTACAAATTTGACAAGTTAAACATCCCTAGTCCTTAGTCGCACAGATACTGCTTCTCACGCGTATACCAGTACTTGTACTTGAAAAATATCTGAATCCTTGCTCAGCTTCTCGAGTCCTTGACCACGGAGCACCCAGAAGAGAGATATGTATTAGCTTAAAaagccccccccccccccccccgctcTCACACAGACCCCGTGAGCGTGTTATAATGTGTATGTGTATATACATATAATTTTTCTGCATGCAAGTAAAATGAGAAACTATTTGAGGCGGGGGGGTAAAAACTGTTTGTACATATACCTAAAATTCTATATTTAGATAGATGTTCAAGTTGACCAATGAACATCCCACCTCCAAGTAATTACTAAATTAATTAAAATCGAAAACTGCATAAATTTGATTATTGAAGACTACGCCCCACACGTTGTACGGCCACATGCAACTACATCCACTAGACAAACACAAGGACAATATATATAGAAAGCATTATATAGTTCAACAAAAACAGAAGATACAAAGCTATGGAAAGATCAGAACGAGTGTCACCCACTTATGAGCATCATCATCAAGTCTCTTTCTTGATTCCAAATTCAATGAAAGAAATGGGTTTTGTTCTCTTTGAAAACCCTCTTGATACGGTCACTTCTACTATTCCTTACAAATCAACCTCTAATTTAGATCAGCAAGGCTACTCTATAGAGTTTGATCACCAACAGGTGCCGTGTTTGCAGATCTTGTTCCATCTCCCCTCTTATACTACTACTTTTCATTTGTTTTTTAACAATTACATGATTGAAATTGTTTCGATTTTTTTGTTGATTATCGAGTTCAATTTTAATTAAGATAATATTGATTAGCTAGCTACTATGATTTGGATACACTTGATTTGTAAACAACAATTGATAGTAAGAATAATTTAGGTAAGGAACTTGGATGGCAAGGATGCTGGTGCTGAAAAATGCAACCAAAATGCCAATGAGGACGATTCATGGTATAGTATTCAATCTTTATTTTTATTTGCTTTCTTTCCTTACTCTTCATTCTTCCTCTACTTCACAGCATACTTGAACATTTCTCCCCCTGTTTTTCCTCTAGATAAGACTCAGACACACACTCGTGATGAGACTCTCTGCGCGCACATGAGTACATGCATAAGAGTCTACTTCTTGATCTTGTATACTGTAGTTTTTATATAGCTAAGTTTGATCTTGTTTAGTTGCTTTCCCATTTATGCTCTTCTCAAGGATGAGTAATTACATTCTTATTAGAAGAAGTTAATATAGATAGCAACTGCTTACTGCCTAATTATATAAATCTTTGTTAAAGACTGTATTCATAATTCAGTGGGATGAAAACAACGGATCACAATTCTACTATTAATATATTGAGACTAGACATTCTTATGAATATGACATTGACAAATAGTGCTAATAATGTGCATCATATTAACACATAGTAATGTTAATTAATGGTAATACGTAACATGAAGCATATACATGTATACATATCGAATCAAAAAATGGATTATGTATTATTCTCCTGGAAGTGATAATACTATATAGGATAGCAAAATACAAaacattaaaatataataaaagatTTGAAACAAAAGAGTGCTGAATGAAACTAATATTTGTGTTAAGGTTCAACCTAAAGACATCTTGTTTATATAATGAAACATTAGTTCTAGAAATTTTGGTACTGAAAGGTCTGAACGAAGCTTTGGAGGAGTAGAAGAAGCTAAAGTCTTTTCTGGTATACATGATTGTCACAAGAAGGCAGTGAACACAAGGAAATTTTTTACGGCACTTGAGATAAGTTATATATGATGCCAATTGGAAGAGGTGAGGAATAAGAGTTGCTTCAAAGTCACTAACAGACTGTGCTAGCAGATACACTGTATAGTCCAAATACGAGTAAATGAGGCATTTTTTAGATACATTTAAGAGGTTACTGGATAGGCCCAGTCCAGAACTATAGAAAGTGATAAATTTTAGAATATGAGGTGAACTTAGGTATTACTGATTATTAAAATCTCGATCACAGCTGGAGCGATTGTGCAAAGACAAACCTGATTTTGAAATATCTGTTTCATTCTAGTGAGGCAGTCAAAATCTGGTAAGAAAAGGCCACCGGTGAATAAGCACCAACATTAGTAGGTTTTAATTTTGGTGGAATCAATTGAGAGATTATATTAGATAATTATTCAATGGCAGACCAAGGTAGTACTCAGAATTCATGAAAGTTAAGGTGAAGCTGAAAAGGATTAAGAAAGATGTCAATTTTATTGCGGAAGGACTACACCTTTGTTATTTTGTTAGTACAAAAAGGACTACTTTCTTTGGTGGTTTGAACTTTGAAGTGCTTGACAAAGATGTTGGAGTATGAGGCTCCTTACTGTGCTTGTATGCATGCATGCATGTTTGAGTCGGGTTTCACAGTCGGTTTAGGTCTACTTGGCACCGACCGTACGGACTGCGCCAGTTGCGGGCCCGGTAGAAAGCTGCGGTTGATATTTCCGATCGGTTTTGTAATTTGAAGCGGTTGATTTCCGTCGGTCGGAATAGACAATCTGTTTCATTTTACGTAGCAGAAGTCCGCCCAAAAACCTGCAAGATATGTCGATCGGTTTTGTTAGTCGGTTTAAAATTAAAACCTACTGTTATGGAAGACGGTCGAGTTTAACCCTTAACCAGAGGTGGTTGGTTACGACTCGGTCGGTTTAGGTTCTTGTTTCTTGCCACTATAGGAAAACAGGACAAAACTGACCACACATAACCGACCGACAACGATTTGGCTCCAATATAATCGATCACCAGGTTGGTCGGTTATGTAAGAGGAAAAACGACACAATTTTGATGATGTGGCAGAACTAAAACCTACCATATACAGGTGGTTGGTTATAGAAGCTAAAAACGACGCAGTTTCGCTGATGAGGCACAAGTAAAACCGACCACGTTTACGTGGTCGGTTAAAACCCTAGTTGGAGGCCATTAAAACCGACCCACGTCTTCGGTCGGTTATAGGtgaaaatataaaattaatataaagaACAATTGTCCTCTTAAACGACTGTTTTTGACGGTCGGTTTTAtcctgttttcttgtagtgtgcGATAGGAAAGAAGTGTTGGCAAGACTTGTGGTGGGTTGCAACTGTAGGCTTGTCATTAGAATTCGACTCAGTTTAAAATTGAGTATTTCGAATCCATTGTGTTAGGATTCCAAAATTTCATTAAACACCCCTTCCACGAATTCCTAAGATTTTCAAGGAAATAATTATGATCACCTAATAACAATAATATTCAATATATTCCACAGGATTAATGAGTTCGATCCTACATGTAAAGCAACCATATATACCACCATTTGTAGCTTCTTACTAATGCCAAATGTCTAAAAGTCACACTGCACAGTGTCCTGCTGATTGTATGTTTATGTTTAAAATTATTGTTCATATAAAATGAGATGAAAAAATTGGCTGCAGGTGGAGGAGCTCATCTTCAAAAAAGGTGAGACGAAAGTTAAGAGAACCAAGATTCTGCTTTCAAACAAGGAGTGATGTtgatgttcttgatgatggtTACAAATGGAGAAAATATGGCCAGAAAGTTGTCAAGAACAGCCTTCATCCAAGGTAAATATAAACTTCTTCAATTTTTCATCTTCCTTGCATCTTTGCATGACCACGACTATATATCTGTTGAAAACAGCCATTGTTTCGTCTTCCTTTAATTTCATTCGCGGAACTTCAACTTTAGTCTTCCTATTTTTTGCATTCTTGCTACCTGCTCTTCCCGAGTAACGAGTAAAAGCCGACTGCTACTATTAATACCATACCTATAAAGCCTTTCTTTGTGTGTTATATTAGTGCATTATTTAAATATTACTTCTATTTGTTTAAATCATCATGTAAAAAATCAAATTTAGCACGAAAATAATCACTTCCAAACTTATACaattaatcaaaaaaattatGATAAATTTATACGACCAATCACCCACTAGTCACATGATCACACTTCTAATGTGCAAAAAAAAACTAAACATAGTATTGGGGGAGTTTAGTTCTCCTTTTATAAACAGGTAATTCATTTAGAGGTTTTGTGAAATTTAATAACAAAACTCTGTTACTTTCATCCCAGTTCTCTCTTAAAtctctctcaatttctctctcatctctctctaaATCTCTCTTTCTATTCCTTAATTTCTGAAATTAAACACATGATATACCCATCATGTAACACATAGTCTACTAATCTAAACAATATTAACGATCTCACCAATATTTCTCTCGAGCAATACTTCAAAAATACATAGCATACTACTAAACATATCTAATATGACAATTAATATTATACCATCACAAAATTTACCACCAATAATATCATACTTATTGTACAAGTCTTAACATCTTTGCATACCTATTTACAagtattataatttattttattattcattttatttacaaCTATTATTATTTATCCATACTCAATATTCTAAAATTCAAAAATCGAAATTGTTCGGGTAAACGTAACTTTCACTAATTTTTCTAGAATAGTGTCTATACTAAAGTATAATAACTTGAAGCTGGTAAACTTGAATCGGGTATAATTTGGGTTAttgctttattttatttattaagagaataatatacatatatagtCTTCTTATCCTAGGCTACTAAACTACAGGTGCATatcctattattttattataaatatataaataatatatatttatgtaaatatataaaaaattattacatATAATTGGATaaagaaaaattttaaaattatgtaaATATTAACCGTAATCTTTGAATGGATTTAAACTAGTATTATTTAATAACAATTCCAAAAGTGTCCTAAATTATTGGAAAACTAAATTTTGAGGCATTTTAAATAATTGAGGGCTCAATAATTTCATAGTGGTGCCTTAAAACGGGACATTTATCATGTGCCCTTGTTTATAAGGCACCACCTTGCATGCCTCTTATATAattttttcaataaaatatttGTTTCCGTCCTTTTTTGAACATCATTTCCTTCTTATATTTTTCATTTCcctttaattattatttaaatatattattattttaataataagacATAAAAATAAGATATGTTATTGAGTTTGATGTGCAAAAATCTTGTCCTAACTTacaaaaaattatatattataatagtTATAGGTCATTTGCTGATACTCTTGGATTAGTAATTTACAACCCATACACACTATATATGCAAGCAAACACACAATCATTATCAAAATCCCCATATTTGTCTTGTCTGGGAAAACCAAAACGCAACTACCGTCCTGGGTTCAAATCCTTCTATCCCGCAACTACTTGCGTGTCTTTCTTACAAAGaatctcaaacacaaattctatTGCCATCTTTTCTTTCTTACCTGCACGGCGGCCTTCGAGTTAGTGAGCTGAGTCGCTTCCCAAATATCTTGAACATGTATGAAGACTTCATCAGTTCATCTTATAAGCGGCTCATGCTGTGTAGTTTCTTCGTCAATATCAGATGGTTCAATGAAACTAGTCCCCCCATTGTATTTAGACATATCCATGATGGTATTATGGGCCTATATTTGGGCACTTAGAGGAACTTGGCATTGTAATCACTCAGACTTGATGaacataataaaataaaaagggTATAATTTTGTGTAAATTGAAAAATGAGACCTAAACTTATATATATAACAGAACATActtaaaaaaattacaaagtAGATACCTGAACATGAATAAGAACCAACTTGAGTATTAACTACTTGTATGGCTCTTCAACTAGAATTTTAATTCGCAGAAACTGATATAAATAACAatatcaacatcacaaattacaGTGTATAACTAATGTATAACGAGGCACATTTTATTTTGACAATTTTGGATCTGTTAACAAACTGTGCTCATATTCAAATCAATACAAATACCTTTGTTATACGAACAATTATATACTCAATTACATCTAGAATTATTATGTAAGTTGATTATATTTTTCTTTTACAGTACTAATGTTAATATGTACGGACAATCAATACTAGAGTAATTTGTAAAATgggaaaaataaaaattataatttttaactttttaaaGTAAAAACAACTGCTAAACTGAAATAAGAACACAAGACATTTAAATTTCAGGTGATTTGTTTTTTACTTGTGTTGGAAACGTGGATGGACtctattaatatattttaattttttttggatgaacttttttaatatattttaattctTTTTAGAATATGTATACATAAACTATATGGTATAGATTGTGTAATAAAGATGAACGCACAGCTTTGTTGTACATCCGCATgcaaaatatatatttatatttatatttatatttttagtataactcaaacaaataatatatatatttataatgtTAATACAGCAACACAGTACTCGATTTTGACTAAAAATAGGCTCTGGGCCTTTATACTTTAAAATTAGAGTAACTTTACTAGGATGCGTATATCAACTTTTTACTAAGATGCGTATATCAACTTTTTACTAAGATGTGTATATCAACTATTTTCTATGCTACATATTATAACAAACATATATCCTTATTTATAGGCTAAAGACCCGGTTTATATAATGTCTTACTTCACACCATATTTAAAGTAATGTTAAAGCTATAAAAAAAAGTTACAAAAAATTGTCACAAAATAACATGGCATGGATGATGTAACACAATGAAAAAATTTCATGATCTTATTAATATACTGCAGGGGTCCATTTATATTTAACCAACTAGTATGTGACATGTGGCATTTATAACTATTTTAATAACTCATTTTGTACCTCTAGCATTTTCCCTATATTTATTACTGTAACCTACATTCTAGGACTATTGAACCCCCTTCACTTTTAATATAAACTGTGTAATATGTGTAATAGCTATTTTCACTTAAGCTGGTAGTCTATGCATGTACCTGGTAACTAATCActtcattattttatttttttacaaaCACGGATAAGTATTACTATTTCCTTGCACAGAACACTTGGCCTCAGATATAGATACATGAGCAGCCTACCATTTCTCATTCGATAATTTATTACTGCCATCCTTACTTCTTTTATACCTTGATAATGTTGTCAACGTGAATACACTTTACACCAAAAGATTTGATAATATTaatacaaaaaaaaaaaaacaataGCACTTTTATTTCAAAGAAAAAATACAACTATATAAATGTTTACACACACAGGCTACAACCTCTTTTTCCTTACCACAGCTGCTGCTCTTTCTTTCGCTCTGTTTTTTTTCAGTTGTATTTTACAAATGGAGTTGTTGTCTTATTTATAGACTTCTGAGACTAGTTAATACCTCATTGCTTACATCACCAGACATCTTCCTAGTCTCCTGGTCATCTTCTATTTACTAGCTAACAACAAAGACTTCAACCATAAGCCTACCTTATTTTAGGGTTTGAACAGAGACCAGCCTGTACGTGTATACTGAACATAAAAGAGCTAGTGCCACGATATCTGTTTTTCATGCATGTGTTACCAGCTGTATGTTTATTTTCTTCAGTTTACATTTGAGCATGTATTGTATTTTGCACAACCCACCTATTTACCAGGCCTTCACAACTGTCTGGGTGATCTTTCTTCAACACACGCATTTGACTTGCATGAAATGATAATCCTCTGCTCACCAAATTTTCAGGACTCTAGCTTTTAATTTATTATACATATTATGATTATTACTAGCTGCCAACTTTATTTAGATAAGGGTTTgaattctaacactccccctcaaaccCGACTTTGCATTCCGagtttctttttcattttttgAAATACGTCCGGCTTCAACGGCTTTGTAAAAATATCTGCTAAATTTTCTTCAGTCCTACAATGTACCAACTCCACAATTTTTCCGTTCACCTGCTCTCGTATAGAATGATATTTTATGTTGATGTGCTTGCTGCGACTGTGTGACACCGGATTTTTCGCGAGTGAAATAGCAGATTTATTATCCACATAAATAGTAATTGGATCTTCTTTGGCAAGATTTAATTCGCCCAATATATAGCCTAGCCACATAGCTTGACATGCGCATGCTGCTGCTGCGATGTACTCTGCCTCACATGTTGAGAGGGCAACTGTCTGTTGTTTCTTTGATGACCAAGAAAATATTGTTGAACCGATATGAAAAACATATCCTGATGTGCTTTTCCCGTCATCCAAATCTCCACCATAATCACTATCTGAGTAGCCaactaattttgaattttgagaatgCGTGTAAAACAGACCATGATCAAGTGTACCTTTTATATACCGCAAAATTCTTTTAGCTGCCATGAAGTGATCTTGCTTCGGCTTCTCCATGTACCTACTAACCAATCCAactgcatacataatatctggacgAGTGAAAGTTAGGTACCTCAAACTTCCAACCAAACTTTTGAATAATGTCGGATTTACCGACTCCCTTGTTGAGTCAATTCTGAGCTTTATGCTTGACTCTGCTGGCGTACTCACTGGCTTGCATTTCTCCATTCTGAATTTCTTTAAAATCTCCTCGGCATATTTTTTCTGCGACATAAAAATTCCATCTTTGCTTTGCTTCacctcgactccaagaaagtaagacatttgaccaatatctgtcatctcaaattcgttagtcataactttcttaaaatTATCGAACATACCAGGGTTGTTTCCAGTGAAGATCATGTCATCTACGTATAAGCAAACGATCATAatatctccccctgaatttgtttTTGTGTAGAGAGCATGCTCGTATGGACTCTTCACAAAACCATTTTTCTGAAAGTATTCATCAACCCTTGTGTTCCATGCTCGTGGGGCTTGTTTCAACCCGTACAATGCTTTCTTTAGTCTGTAGACTTTATTTTCTTGGCCTTTTTGAACATATCCTGGAGGCTGCTcaatatagacttcttcttcGAGGTAACCATTCAAGAATGCTgacttgacatccatctgaaaaaTCTTCCACTGATTCTGAGCTGCAATTGCTGTAAGAAGTCTTATAGTATcaactcttgcaactggagcgaacacctcatcatagtcaatgccatatctctgtttgtagcctttagccaccaaccttgccttgtaCTTTTCAACTTCACCATCTTGATTGGTCTTTGTCTTGTAGACCCATTTGACACCAATGGCTTTGTGTCCTTCTGGAAGATCTGTGAGCTCCCAGGtatcattcttcttgattgcacCAATTTCGTCATCCATGGCTTtgttccatttgctttcttcagaagcttcctcaaatgtaactggatcacattcagccattaaacaaaataaagaataat from Apium graveolens cultivar Ventura chromosome 5, ASM990537v1, whole genome shotgun sequence includes the following:
- the LOC141724235 gene encoding putative WRKY transcription factor 12 — its product is MERSERVSPTYEHHHQVSFLIPNSMKEMGFVLFENPLDTVTSTIPYKSTSNLDQQGYSIEFDHQQVRNLDGKDAGAEKCNQNANEDDSWWRSSSSKKVRRKLREPRFCFQTRSDVDVLDDGYKWRKYGQKVVKNSLHPRSYYRCTHSNCRVKKRIERLSEDFRMVITTYEGRHNHTPDDTSEQECLTSY